The following coding sequences are from one Panicum hallii strain FIL2 chromosome 5, PHallii_v3.1, whole genome shotgun sequence window:
- the LOC112895706 gene encoding AP2/ERF and B3 domain-containing protein Os01g0693400-like produces the protein MAWRPSPGKTTTRRRPFQPPPTRAPMLYIPRLPPRTPQLSSTLQQKQAYAVQEMDSASSLVDDTSSGGASTDKLRALAAAAAEGATLERMGSGASAVVDAAEPGAEADSGSAGHVGPAAAAGVGGKLPSSKYKGVVPQPNGRWGAQIYERHQRVWLGTFAGEADAARAYDVAAQRFRGRDAVTNFRPLADADPDAAAELRFLASRSKAEVVDMLRKHTYFDELAQNKRAFAAAASAPKTSALAASALSPCSAPPSLAAAREHLFDKTVTPSDVGKLNRLVIPKQHAEKHFPLQLPSAGGESKGVLLNFEDAAAGKVWRFRYSYWNSSQSYVLTKGWSRFVKEKGLQAGDVVGFYRSAAGAGADSKLFIACRLRPSGVTASKAPAAEPSSAPAAKAVRLFGVDLLTAPAPAAAPAEAMAGCKRARDLAAPSQAAFKKQLVELALV, from the coding sequence ATGGCGTGGCGTCCCTCCCCGGGGAAAACTACGACGCGACGACGCCCTTTCCAGCCTCCACCCACCCGGGCTCCGATGCTATATATCCCCCGGCTCCCTCCCCGAACCCCCCAACTATCCTCCACACTACAACAGAAGCAAGCGTACGCGGTGCAGGAAATGGACAGCGCAAGCAGCCTCGTGGACGACaccagcagcggcggcgcgtccACGGACAAGCTCAGGGCtctggccgcggccgccgccgaggGGGCGACGCTGGAGCGCATGGGCAGCGGCGCCAGCGCGGTCGTGGACGCGGCCGAGCCGGGCGCCGAGGCGGACTCGGGCTCCGCGGGCCACGTCggcccggcggccgcggcgggcgTGGGCGGGAAGCTGCCGTCGAGCAAGTACAAAGGCGTGGTGCCGCAGCCCAACGGGCGGTGGGGCGCGCAGATCTACGAGCGCCACCAGCGCGTGTGGCTCGGCACCTTCGCGGGCGAGGCCGACGCCGCGCGCGCCTACGACGTCGCCGCGCAGCGCTTCCGCGGCCGCGACGCCGTCACCAACTTCCGCCCGCTCGCGGACGCCGAcccggacgccgccgccgagctccgCTTCCTCGCGTCCCGCTCCAAGGCCGAGGTCGTCGACATGCTCCGCAAGCACACCTACTTCGACGAGCTCGCCCAGAACAAGCgcgccttcgccgccgccgcgtccgcgCCGAAGACCTCGGCGCTCGCCGCCAGCGCCCTCTCCCCCTGctccgcgcccccctccctcgccgccgcgcgggAGCACCTGTTCGACAAGACGGTCACCCCCAGCGACGTGGGCAAGCTGAACCGGCTGGTGATCCCGAAGCAGCACGCCGAGAAGCACTTCCCGCTGCAGCTCCCgtccgccggcggcgagagcaAGGGCGTGCTCCTCAACTTCGAGGACGCCGCGGCGGGCAAGGTCTGGCGGTTCCGGTACTCGTACTGGAACAGCAGCCAGAGCTACGTGCTCACCAAGGGCTGGAGCCGCTTTGTCAAGGAGAAGGGACTCCAGGCTGGCGACGTCGTCGGCTTCTACCGCtccgcggccggcgccggcgccgacaGCAAGCTCTTCATCGCCTGCAGGCTGCGGCCCAGCGGCGTCACCGCCTCGAAGGCCCCCGCAGCGGAGCCatcgtcggcgccggcggcgaaggCCGTGCGGCTCTTCGGCGTGGACCTGCTAAcggcgccggcccccgcggcggcgccagcGGAGGCCATGGCCGGGTGCAAGAGGGCCAGGGACCTGGCGGCGCCCTCGCAGGCGGCGTTCAAGAAGCAGCTCGTGGAGCTCGCGCTAGTGTAG